A window of Mangifera indica cultivar Alphonso chromosome 11, CATAS_Mindica_2.1, whole genome shotgun sequence contains these coding sequences:
- the LOC123228518 gene encoding disease resistance-like protein DSC1 isoform X1 → MASSSSSTTVEVKKHDVFLSFCGVDTRNTFTSTLCGILNSRSINVFIDDELERGEHISSSLMNEISDSMISVIIFSEGYASSRWCLEELVKILVCRDTQKQRVIPVFYHIYPSDVRNLTGNFGEGFKKLVESYDEEKLKRVQMTEEQFKDMVLQWKNALTEAANISGRSTEEIPFDYYLANKVVQDIWKKLNIMIPTNEYRKLVGVESTIRHIEDLLYIEWRKVHVIGIWGMPGIGKTTIANCVFNQISSCFESSYFAENIREESMGPNKLNSMRQQLLSTILKHPDIAVDSKVKKTMFSRKQVLIVFDDVTTLSQLEYLVEDIYCFGLGSRIIITTTDKQVLRNCGVDETHIYEMMGLNEYYALQLFRWYAFQQSNPSKDFDDLSKRVVKYANGVPLALKVLGCHLVGKSMQFWESAINGLKRIPHKDIHNVLKVCYEGLNDDEKNIFLDIACFLKSEKNDFVMDFLYACGLEAESGLSVLIDKCLVTISQDNKVTIHNLLQDMGREIVRQESTKYPGLRSRLWYHKDICSVLKENKMSNAIEGICLDMSRQAEIIFLQPFSLGVMDQLRFFKLHNMYDEVNNINKVYASQGLSSVSSELRYVCWHGCPLKSLQPNFLSKNLVALDMPHSNIEQLWSSAQLDNLKHINLSFSERLRIQDLSLTPNVKILVLERCISLHEISSSIDGCKYKLHMLNLRHCRSLESLPTDIHVAYFGKVILSGCSKLKKFPKVSWDMKELYLDETAIEELPLSIENLSRLVILNLKNCSMLQRLPSNIHQLKSLKHLNLSGCLKLYGWLDKLGKLQALKVLKAERVAIGEIPTSILNLSCLEELDLTNCSIERLPTNLGQLSLLKSLLLGRNFFDSIPESIEYISGLSYLDVSYCERLRILPKLPRKLEIIDANNCISLEASESMFCSRTMGYFPHSIKIDFSNCFKLTQEFCSRIMKYFYWSMSLRERDFIENDRSSICFPGSEIPEQFVFQSMGSFIALPPWRICSSSYLTSLVICVVVEFRGYHNRGQGLAVGFEWSLTDQNGVEDIFHGTWSVWDYGTGPDYVDSDHVLLGYDHTFKFFDPLFPSENAYRDVSVRFHVENSYAERLDCCIVKKCGVQGEAVERMELKRYLARGKYVTIFFSPFLSVTSVFVRFHVTSIVRYMCHMFVLFISPSHHQYCNVICFSFVILTSDLGQLFHKQILVLFIYH, encoded by the exons atggcttcttcttcttcgtccaCTACTGTTGAAGTGAAGAAGCACGATGTATTCCTCAGTTTCTGTGGTGTTGACACCCGCAACACTTTTACCAGCACTTTATGTGGAATTTTGAATAGTAGAAGtataaatgttttcattgaTGACGAACTTGAGAGAGGGGAACATATATCTTCATCTCTTATGAATGAAATTTCAGATTCCATGATTTCAGTTATCATTTTCTCGGAAGGTTATGCATCTTCAAGATGGTGTCTGGAAGAACTTGTGAAGATTTTGGTGTGCAGGGATACGCAAAAACAGAGGGTAATACCAGTTTTCTATCATATCTATCCATCAGATGTAAGGAATCTAACCGGTAATTTTGGAGAGGGATTTAAAAAGCTTGTAGAAAGTTATGATGAGGAGAAGTTAAAGAGGGTACAAATGACAGAAGAACAATTTAAAGATATGGTGCTGCAGTGGAAGAATGCTTTGACAGAAGCAGCTAATATATCCGGCCGATCAACAGAAGAGATCCC aTTCGATTATTATCTTGCAAATAAAGTTGTCCAAGATATTTGGAAGAAACTAAACATCATGATCCCAACTAATGAATACAGAAAATTGGTTGGAGTTGAATCAACCATCCGCCATATTGAAGATTTATTGTACATTGAGTGGAGAAAAGTCCATGTTATAGGAATTTGGGGAATGCCCGGTATAGGTAAGACAACTATTGCAAATTGTGTATTCAACCAAATAAGTAGTTGTTTTGAGAGTTCTTATTTTGCTGAAAATATTAGGGAAGAATCGATGGGTCCTAACAAACTAAATTCAATGCGGCAACAACTTCTTTCAACTATTTTAAAACATCCTGATATTGCGGTAGattccaaagtaaaaaaaacaATGTTTAGTCGTAAACAAgttcttattgtttttgatgatgtgacAACTTTGAGCCAACTAGAATATTTAGTTGAAGATATATATTGCTTTGGTCTAGGAAGTCGAATCATTATTACAACTACAGATAAACAAGTACTTCGAAATTGTGGAGTAGATGAAACACATATATACGAGATGATGGGGTTGAATGAGTACTACGCTCTTCAGCTTTTTAGATGGTATGCTTTTCAACAAAGTAATCCCAGCAAAGATTTTGATGACCTATCAAAAAGGGTAGTAAAATATGCTAATGGTGTTCCATTAGCTCTTAAAGTGTTGGGTTGCCATTTAGTTGGTAAGTCAATGCAATTTTGGGAAAGTGCAATAAATGGATTAAAGAGAATTCCTCATAAGGATATTCACAATGTACTAAAAGTATGTTATGAGGGActaaatgatgatgaaaaaaatatatttctagaTATTGCATGTTTCCTTAAGTCGGAGAAAAACGATTTTGTGATGGACTTCTTGTATGCTTGTGGCCTGGAGGCTGAAAGCGGGTTAAGTGTTCTCATTGACAAGTGTCTTGTGACCATATCACAAGATAATAAGGTAACAATACATAATTTGCTTCAAGATATGGGAAGGGAAATTGTCCGACAAGAATCCACGAAATATCCTGGTTTACGCAGCCGTTTATGGTACCATAAAGATATCTGTAGTGTATTGAAGGAAAACAAG ATGTCTAATGCAATTGAAGGCATATGTTTAGACATGTCTAGGCAAGCAGAGATCATTTTCTTACAGCCTTTTTCTTTAGGAGTGATGGATCAACTGAGATTCTTTAAACTACATAACATGTACGATGAAGTGAATAATATCAATAAGGTGTATGCTTCCCAGGGGCTTAGTTCTGTTTCCTCTGAGCTACGATACGTATGTTGGCATGGATGTCCATTGAAATCATTGCAACCAAATTTTCTGTCAAAGAACCTTGTTGCGCTTGACATGCCTCATAGCAATATTGAACAACTTTGGTCTAGTGCTCAG CTTGATAATTTGAAACATATTAATCTCAGTTTTTCTGAACGTCTGAGAATCCAAGATCTTTCATTGACTCCgaatgttaaaattttggttcTGGAACGTTGTATAAGTTTACATGAGATTTCCTCATCTATTGACGGTTGCAAATATAAGCTTCATATGTTAAATCTAAGGCACTGCAGAAGCCTTGAGAGTCTTCCAACAGACATTCATGTAGCATATTTTGGAAAAGTTATCCTTTCTGGATGTTCAAAACTCAAGAAGTTTCCAAAGGTGTCTTGGGATATGAAAGAGTTATATTTAGATGAAACTGCAATCGAGGAGTTGCCCTTATCAATAGAGAATTTATCCAGACTAGTTATATTAAATCTTAAGAACTGCTCAATGCTTCAGAGGCTTCCAAGCAATATCCACCAGTTGAAATCTCTTAAACATCTCAATCTGTCCGGGTGTTTAAAACTTTATGGATGGCTTGATAAGCTGGGAAAATTACAAGCGCTGAAGGTGCTAAAAGCAGAGAGGGTCGCTATTGGAGAAATACCAACATCCATTCTAAATTTAAGCTGTCTAGAAGAATTAGACCTGACCAACTGTAGTATTGAGAGGCTGCCAACAAATCTTGGTCAGTTATCATTACTAAAAAGTTTACTTCTTGGCAGAAACTTTTTTGACAGCATTCCAGAAAGTATTGAATACATTTCTGGATTATCTTATCTTGACGTGAGCTATTGCGAGAGGCTTCGAATCCTGCCTAAGCTTCcaagaaaattagaaattataGATGCAAACAATTGCATATCATTGGAAGCATCAGAGAGTATGTTCTGCAGTCGAACTATGGGATATTTTCCTCACAGCATAAAAATTGACTTCAGCAATTGTTTCAAACTAACTCAAGAGTTCTGCAGTCgaattatgaaatatttttattggtcAATG AGTTTGAGGGAGAGAGATTTTATAGAAAATGATAGAAGTTCTATCTGTTTTCCGGGAAGTGAAATTCCAGAGCAGTTTGTCTTTCAGAGTATGGGTTCTTTTATAGCTCTGCCTCCATGGAGAATTTGTTCCAGTAGTTATTTAACTTCTCTTGTTATCTGTGTTGTGGTGGAGTTTCGAGGCTATCATAATAGAGGCCAGGGTTTGGCAGTTGGCTTTGAGTGGTCACTCACAGATCAAAATGGTGTAGAGGATATATTCCATGGAACTTGGAGTGTATGGGACTATGGTACTGGACCCGACTATGTGGATTCAGATCACGTATTGCTGGGATATGATCATACTTTTAAGTTCTTTGATCCACTTTTCCCTTCGGAAAATGCATATCGTGACGTAAGCGTCCGATTTCATGTTGAGAATTCATATGCTGAAAGACTAGACTGCTGCATAGTGAAAAAATGTGGAGTTCAGGGTGAGGCGGTCGAACGAATGGAATTGAAACGTTATCTTGCTCGAGGTAAATACGTtactattttcttttccccttttcttTCTGTAACGTCTGTCTTTGTAAGATTTCATGTTACTTCGATTGTCAGATACATGTGCCAcatgtttgttttatttatttcaccCAGTCATCATCAATACTGTAAtgtgatttgtttttcatttgttatatTGACTTCTGATCTGGGCCAACTGTTCCACAAACAAATTCTTGTTTTATTCATATATCATTGA
- the LOC123228518 gene encoding disease resistance-like protein DSC1 isoform X2: MASSSSSTTVEVKKHDVFLSFCGVDTRNTFTSTLCGILNSRSINVFIDDELERGEHISSSLMNEISDSMISVIIFSEGYASSRWCLEELVKILVCRDTQKQRVIPVFYHIYPSDVRNLTGNFGEGFKKLVESYDEEKLKRVQMTEEQFKDMVLQWKNALTEAANISGRSTEEIPFDYYLANKVVQDIWKKLNIMIPTNEYRKLVGVESTIRHIEDLLYIEWRKVHVIGIWGMPGIGKTTIANCVFNQISSCFESSYFAENIREESMGPNKLNSMRQQLLSTILKHPDIAVDSKVKKTMFSRKQVLIVFDDVTTLSQLEYLVEDIYCFGLGSRIIITTTDKQVLRNCGVDETHIYEMMGLNEYYALQLFRWYAFQQSNPSKDFDDLSKRVVKYANGVPLALKVLGCHLVGKSMQFWESAINGLKRIPHKDIHNVLKVCYEGLNDDEKNIFLDIACFLKSEKNDFVMDFLYACGLEAESGLSVLIDKCLVTISQDNKVTIHNLLQDMGREIVRQESTKYPGLRSRLWYHKDICSVLKENKMSNAIEGICLDMSRQAEIIFLQPFSLGVMDQLRFFKLHNMYDEVNNINKVYASQGLSSVSSELRYVCWHGCPLKSLQPNFLSKNLVALDMPHSNIEQLWSSAQLDNLKHINLSFSERLRIQDLSLTPNVKILVLERCISLHEISSSIDGCKYKLHMLNLRHCRSLESLPTDIHVAYFGKVILSGCSKLKKFPKVSWDMKELYLDETAIEELPLSIENLSRLVILNLKNCSMLQRLPSNIHQLKSLKHLNLSGCLKLYGWLDKLGKLQALKVLKAERVAIGEIPTSILNLSCLEELDLTNCSIERLPTNLGQLSLLKSLLLGRNFFDSIPESIEYISGLSYLDVSYCERLRILPKLPRKLEIIDANNCISLEASESMFCSRTMGYFPHSIKIDFSNCFKLTQEFCSRIMKYFYWSMSLRERDFIENDRSSICFPGSEIPEQFVFQSMGSFIALPPWRICSSSYLTSLVICVVVEFRGYHNRGQGLAVGFEWSLTDQNGVEDIFHGTWSVWDYGTGPDYVDSDHVLLGYDHTFKFFDPLFPSENAYRDVSVRFHVENSYAERLDCCIVKKCGVQGEAVERMELKRYLARGKTLHK, translated from the exons atggcttcttcttcttcgtccaCTACTGTTGAAGTGAAGAAGCACGATGTATTCCTCAGTTTCTGTGGTGTTGACACCCGCAACACTTTTACCAGCACTTTATGTGGAATTTTGAATAGTAGAAGtataaatgttttcattgaTGACGAACTTGAGAGAGGGGAACATATATCTTCATCTCTTATGAATGAAATTTCAGATTCCATGATTTCAGTTATCATTTTCTCGGAAGGTTATGCATCTTCAAGATGGTGTCTGGAAGAACTTGTGAAGATTTTGGTGTGCAGGGATACGCAAAAACAGAGGGTAATACCAGTTTTCTATCATATCTATCCATCAGATGTAAGGAATCTAACCGGTAATTTTGGAGAGGGATTTAAAAAGCTTGTAGAAAGTTATGATGAGGAGAAGTTAAAGAGGGTACAAATGACAGAAGAACAATTTAAAGATATGGTGCTGCAGTGGAAGAATGCTTTGACAGAAGCAGCTAATATATCCGGCCGATCAACAGAAGAGATCCC aTTCGATTATTATCTTGCAAATAAAGTTGTCCAAGATATTTGGAAGAAACTAAACATCATGATCCCAACTAATGAATACAGAAAATTGGTTGGAGTTGAATCAACCATCCGCCATATTGAAGATTTATTGTACATTGAGTGGAGAAAAGTCCATGTTATAGGAATTTGGGGAATGCCCGGTATAGGTAAGACAACTATTGCAAATTGTGTATTCAACCAAATAAGTAGTTGTTTTGAGAGTTCTTATTTTGCTGAAAATATTAGGGAAGAATCGATGGGTCCTAACAAACTAAATTCAATGCGGCAACAACTTCTTTCAACTATTTTAAAACATCCTGATATTGCGGTAGattccaaagtaaaaaaaacaATGTTTAGTCGTAAACAAgttcttattgtttttgatgatgtgacAACTTTGAGCCAACTAGAATATTTAGTTGAAGATATATATTGCTTTGGTCTAGGAAGTCGAATCATTATTACAACTACAGATAAACAAGTACTTCGAAATTGTGGAGTAGATGAAACACATATATACGAGATGATGGGGTTGAATGAGTACTACGCTCTTCAGCTTTTTAGATGGTATGCTTTTCAACAAAGTAATCCCAGCAAAGATTTTGATGACCTATCAAAAAGGGTAGTAAAATATGCTAATGGTGTTCCATTAGCTCTTAAAGTGTTGGGTTGCCATTTAGTTGGTAAGTCAATGCAATTTTGGGAAAGTGCAATAAATGGATTAAAGAGAATTCCTCATAAGGATATTCACAATGTACTAAAAGTATGTTATGAGGGActaaatgatgatgaaaaaaatatatttctagaTATTGCATGTTTCCTTAAGTCGGAGAAAAACGATTTTGTGATGGACTTCTTGTATGCTTGTGGCCTGGAGGCTGAAAGCGGGTTAAGTGTTCTCATTGACAAGTGTCTTGTGACCATATCACAAGATAATAAGGTAACAATACATAATTTGCTTCAAGATATGGGAAGGGAAATTGTCCGACAAGAATCCACGAAATATCCTGGTTTACGCAGCCGTTTATGGTACCATAAAGATATCTGTAGTGTATTGAAGGAAAACAAG ATGTCTAATGCAATTGAAGGCATATGTTTAGACATGTCTAGGCAAGCAGAGATCATTTTCTTACAGCCTTTTTCTTTAGGAGTGATGGATCAACTGAGATTCTTTAAACTACATAACATGTACGATGAAGTGAATAATATCAATAAGGTGTATGCTTCCCAGGGGCTTAGTTCTGTTTCCTCTGAGCTACGATACGTATGTTGGCATGGATGTCCATTGAAATCATTGCAACCAAATTTTCTGTCAAAGAACCTTGTTGCGCTTGACATGCCTCATAGCAATATTGAACAACTTTGGTCTAGTGCTCAG CTTGATAATTTGAAACATATTAATCTCAGTTTTTCTGAACGTCTGAGAATCCAAGATCTTTCATTGACTCCgaatgttaaaattttggttcTGGAACGTTGTATAAGTTTACATGAGATTTCCTCATCTATTGACGGTTGCAAATATAAGCTTCATATGTTAAATCTAAGGCACTGCAGAAGCCTTGAGAGTCTTCCAACAGACATTCATGTAGCATATTTTGGAAAAGTTATCCTTTCTGGATGTTCAAAACTCAAGAAGTTTCCAAAGGTGTCTTGGGATATGAAAGAGTTATATTTAGATGAAACTGCAATCGAGGAGTTGCCCTTATCAATAGAGAATTTATCCAGACTAGTTATATTAAATCTTAAGAACTGCTCAATGCTTCAGAGGCTTCCAAGCAATATCCACCAGTTGAAATCTCTTAAACATCTCAATCTGTCCGGGTGTTTAAAACTTTATGGATGGCTTGATAAGCTGGGAAAATTACAAGCGCTGAAGGTGCTAAAAGCAGAGAGGGTCGCTATTGGAGAAATACCAACATCCATTCTAAATTTAAGCTGTCTAGAAGAATTAGACCTGACCAACTGTAGTATTGAGAGGCTGCCAACAAATCTTGGTCAGTTATCATTACTAAAAAGTTTACTTCTTGGCAGAAACTTTTTTGACAGCATTCCAGAAAGTATTGAATACATTTCTGGATTATCTTATCTTGACGTGAGCTATTGCGAGAGGCTTCGAATCCTGCCTAAGCTTCcaagaaaattagaaattataGATGCAAACAATTGCATATCATTGGAAGCATCAGAGAGTATGTTCTGCAGTCGAACTATGGGATATTTTCCTCACAGCATAAAAATTGACTTCAGCAATTGTTTCAAACTAACTCAAGAGTTCTGCAGTCgaattatgaaatatttttattggtcAATG AGTTTGAGGGAGAGAGATTTTATAGAAAATGATAGAAGTTCTATCTGTTTTCCGGGAAGTGAAATTCCAGAGCAGTTTGTCTTTCAGAGTATGGGTTCTTTTATAGCTCTGCCTCCATGGAGAATTTGTTCCAGTAGTTATTTAACTTCTCTTGTTATCTGTGTTGTGGTGGAGTTTCGAGGCTATCATAATAGAGGCCAGGGTTTGGCAGTTGGCTTTGAGTGGTCACTCACAGATCAAAATGGTGTAGAGGATATATTCCATGGAACTTGGAGTGTATGGGACTATGGTACTGGACCCGACTATGTGGATTCAGATCACGTATTGCTGGGATATGATCATACTTTTAAGTTCTTTGATCCACTTTTCCCTTCGGAAAATGCATATCGTGACGTAAGCGTCCGATTTCATGTTGAGAATTCATATGCTGAAAGACTAGACTGCTGCATAGTGAAAAAATGTGGAGTTCAGGGTGAGGCGGTCGAACGAATGGAATTGAAACGTTATCTTGCTCGAG
- the LOC123228518 gene encoding disease resistance-like protein DSC1 isoform X3 → MASSSSSTTVEVKKHDVFLSFCGVDTRNTFTSTLCGILNSRSINVFIDDELERGEHISSSLMNEISDSMISVIIFSEGYASSRWCLEELVKILVCRDTQKQRVIPVFYHIYPSDVRNLTGNFGEGFKKLVESYDEEKLKRVQMTEEQFKDMVLQWKNALTEAANISGRSTEEIPFDYYLANKVVQDIWKKLNIMIPTNEYRKLVGVESTIRHIEDLLYIEWRKVHVIGIWGMPGIGKTTIANCVFNQISSCFESSYFAENIREESMGPNKLNSMRQQLLSTILKHPDIAVDSKVKKTMFSRKQVLIVFDDVTTLSQLEYLVEDIYCFGLGSRIIITTTDKQVLRNCGVDETHIYEMMGLNEYYALQLFRWYAFQQSNPSKDFDDLSKRVVKYANGVPLALKVLGCHLVGKSMQFWESAINGLKRIPHKDIHNVLKVCYEGLNDDEKNIFLDIACFLKSEKNDFVMDFLYACGLEAESGLSVLIDKCLVTISQDNKVTIHNLLQDMGREIVRQESTKYPGLRSRLWYHKDICSVLKENKMSNAIEGICLDMSRQAEIIFLQPFSLGVMDQLRFFKLHNMYDEVNNINKVYASQGLSSVSSELRYVCWHGCPLKSLQPNFLSKNLVALDMPHSNIEQLWSSAQLDNLKHINLSFSERLRIQDLSLTPNVKILVLERCISLHEISSSIDGCKYKLHMLNLRHCRSLESLPTDIHVAYFGKVILSGCSKLKKFPKVSWDMKELYLDETAIEELPLSIENLSRLVILNLKNCSMLQRLPSNIHQLKSLKHLNLSGCLKLYGWLDKLGKLQALKVLKAERVAIGEIPTSILNLSCLEELDLTNCSIERLPTNLGQLSLLKSLLLGRNFFDSIPESIEYISGLSYLDVSYCERLRILPKLPRKLEIIDANNCISLEASESMFCSRTMGYFPHSIKIDFSNCFKLTQEFCSRIMKYFYWSMSLRERDFIENDRSSICFPGSEIPEQFVFQSMGSFIALPPWRICSSSYLTSLVICVVVEFRGYHNRGQGLAVGFEWSLTDQNGVEDIFHGTWSVWDYGTGPDYVDSDHVLLGYDHTFKFFDPLFPSENAYRDVSVRFHVENSYAERLDCCIVKKCGVQGEAVERMELKRYLARGDKAK, encoded by the exons atggcttcttcttcttcgtccaCTACTGTTGAAGTGAAGAAGCACGATGTATTCCTCAGTTTCTGTGGTGTTGACACCCGCAACACTTTTACCAGCACTTTATGTGGAATTTTGAATAGTAGAAGtataaatgttttcattgaTGACGAACTTGAGAGAGGGGAACATATATCTTCATCTCTTATGAATGAAATTTCAGATTCCATGATTTCAGTTATCATTTTCTCGGAAGGTTATGCATCTTCAAGATGGTGTCTGGAAGAACTTGTGAAGATTTTGGTGTGCAGGGATACGCAAAAACAGAGGGTAATACCAGTTTTCTATCATATCTATCCATCAGATGTAAGGAATCTAACCGGTAATTTTGGAGAGGGATTTAAAAAGCTTGTAGAAAGTTATGATGAGGAGAAGTTAAAGAGGGTACAAATGACAGAAGAACAATTTAAAGATATGGTGCTGCAGTGGAAGAATGCTTTGACAGAAGCAGCTAATATATCCGGCCGATCAACAGAAGAGATCCC aTTCGATTATTATCTTGCAAATAAAGTTGTCCAAGATATTTGGAAGAAACTAAACATCATGATCCCAACTAATGAATACAGAAAATTGGTTGGAGTTGAATCAACCATCCGCCATATTGAAGATTTATTGTACATTGAGTGGAGAAAAGTCCATGTTATAGGAATTTGGGGAATGCCCGGTATAGGTAAGACAACTATTGCAAATTGTGTATTCAACCAAATAAGTAGTTGTTTTGAGAGTTCTTATTTTGCTGAAAATATTAGGGAAGAATCGATGGGTCCTAACAAACTAAATTCAATGCGGCAACAACTTCTTTCAACTATTTTAAAACATCCTGATATTGCGGTAGattccaaagtaaaaaaaacaATGTTTAGTCGTAAACAAgttcttattgtttttgatgatgtgacAACTTTGAGCCAACTAGAATATTTAGTTGAAGATATATATTGCTTTGGTCTAGGAAGTCGAATCATTATTACAACTACAGATAAACAAGTACTTCGAAATTGTGGAGTAGATGAAACACATATATACGAGATGATGGGGTTGAATGAGTACTACGCTCTTCAGCTTTTTAGATGGTATGCTTTTCAACAAAGTAATCCCAGCAAAGATTTTGATGACCTATCAAAAAGGGTAGTAAAATATGCTAATGGTGTTCCATTAGCTCTTAAAGTGTTGGGTTGCCATTTAGTTGGTAAGTCAATGCAATTTTGGGAAAGTGCAATAAATGGATTAAAGAGAATTCCTCATAAGGATATTCACAATGTACTAAAAGTATGTTATGAGGGActaaatgatgatgaaaaaaatatatttctagaTATTGCATGTTTCCTTAAGTCGGAGAAAAACGATTTTGTGATGGACTTCTTGTATGCTTGTGGCCTGGAGGCTGAAAGCGGGTTAAGTGTTCTCATTGACAAGTGTCTTGTGACCATATCACAAGATAATAAGGTAACAATACATAATTTGCTTCAAGATATGGGAAGGGAAATTGTCCGACAAGAATCCACGAAATATCCTGGTTTACGCAGCCGTTTATGGTACCATAAAGATATCTGTAGTGTATTGAAGGAAAACAAG ATGTCTAATGCAATTGAAGGCATATGTTTAGACATGTCTAGGCAAGCAGAGATCATTTTCTTACAGCCTTTTTCTTTAGGAGTGATGGATCAACTGAGATTCTTTAAACTACATAACATGTACGATGAAGTGAATAATATCAATAAGGTGTATGCTTCCCAGGGGCTTAGTTCTGTTTCCTCTGAGCTACGATACGTATGTTGGCATGGATGTCCATTGAAATCATTGCAACCAAATTTTCTGTCAAAGAACCTTGTTGCGCTTGACATGCCTCATAGCAATATTGAACAACTTTGGTCTAGTGCTCAG CTTGATAATTTGAAACATATTAATCTCAGTTTTTCTGAACGTCTGAGAATCCAAGATCTTTCATTGACTCCgaatgttaaaattttggttcTGGAACGTTGTATAAGTTTACATGAGATTTCCTCATCTATTGACGGTTGCAAATATAAGCTTCATATGTTAAATCTAAGGCACTGCAGAAGCCTTGAGAGTCTTCCAACAGACATTCATGTAGCATATTTTGGAAAAGTTATCCTTTCTGGATGTTCAAAACTCAAGAAGTTTCCAAAGGTGTCTTGGGATATGAAAGAGTTATATTTAGATGAAACTGCAATCGAGGAGTTGCCCTTATCAATAGAGAATTTATCCAGACTAGTTATATTAAATCTTAAGAACTGCTCAATGCTTCAGAGGCTTCCAAGCAATATCCACCAGTTGAAATCTCTTAAACATCTCAATCTGTCCGGGTGTTTAAAACTTTATGGATGGCTTGATAAGCTGGGAAAATTACAAGCGCTGAAGGTGCTAAAAGCAGAGAGGGTCGCTATTGGAGAAATACCAACATCCATTCTAAATTTAAGCTGTCTAGAAGAATTAGACCTGACCAACTGTAGTATTGAGAGGCTGCCAACAAATCTTGGTCAGTTATCATTACTAAAAAGTTTACTTCTTGGCAGAAACTTTTTTGACAGCATTCCAGAAAGTATTGAATACATTTCTGGATTATCTTATCTTGACGTGAGCTATTGCGAGAGGCTTCGAATCCTGCCTAAGCTTCcaagaaaattagaaattataGATGCAAACAATTGCATATCATTGGAAGCATCAGAGAGTATGTTCTGCAGTCGAACTATGGGATATTTTCCTCACAGCATAAAAATTGACTTCAGCAATTGTTTCAAACTAACTCAAGAGTTCTGCAGTCgaattatgaaatatttttattggtcAATG AGTTTGAGGGAGAGAGATTTTATAGAAAATGATAGAAGTTCTATCTGTTTTCCGGGAAGTGAAATTCCAGAGCAGTTTGTCTTTCAGAGTATGGGTTCTTTTATAGCTCTGCCTCCATGGAGAATTTGTTCCAGTAGTTATTTAACTTCTCTTGTTATCTGTGTTGTGGTGGAGTTTCGAGGCTATCATAATAGAGGCCAGGGTTTGGCAGTTGGCTTTGAGTGGTCACTCACAGATCAAAATGGTGTAGAGGATATATTCCATGGAACTTGGAGTGTATGGGACTATGGTACTGGACCCGACTATGTGGATTCAGATCACGTATTGCTGGGATATGATCATACTTTTAAGTTCTTTGATCCACTTTTCCCTTCGGAAAATGCATATCGTGACGTAAGCGTCCGATTTCATGTTGAGAATTCATATGCTGAAAGACTAGACTGCTGCATAGTGAAAAAATGTGGAGTTCAGGGTGAGGCGGTCGAACGAATGGAATTGAAACGTTATCTTGCTCGAG